The Cyprinus carpio isolate SPL01 unplaced genomic scaffold, ASM1834038v1 S000006658, whole genome shotgun sequence genome segment ctattttttgttttatcatctgcATTTTAGTCTGATATCTAGTCATCTAATGCAATGGATTTTTCATATAGGCTATTTATAGTGTCTTCCACACGTGCTAATGCAGTTAGGACCATTGTATTCAGGTATTTGCATCGCTGCGTGGTACCGCTAGAGGGCGCTTCATCACACAGGCGCGTCTCTCTTTATGCAGCAGCCATTaccgttttttttgttgttgttgttgtgacagGAGTCCTTCACAGCTCATATTCTTCCTTTTTTATGCGTATAGGTCTTATTTGtttgtatagttttatttaaaaatgcggCATTTTAATGACAGTCATATTTAATCAGCTTAATACTAATTTATTCTGTGCCGAGTTCACTACAAAGGCACGTCTGGTCAGTACGTTTATAAAGATCGGATGACAGGTGAGAACTTGGGTTTTACTCCCCCTAAAAAGACAAAATGAGCGACAGCGTTCATCTTAGTTGGGGCAGACACGGGTAAAGAGGGCCAAACCCCCGCACCTGCGGACAGCAGCACCACTCCGTCCGACCAGGAGAACTTCCCGTACGACACGGAAGACCCGGGCGAGGAGAGCGACGTATCGGAGGCGAGAGACGGCGCGGCCAGTCCGGAGGAGCTCAACGACGACGACACGTCCGGAGAGAGCGAGAACGTGCCCAAGACCTGCACCTATGACGGCTGCACGGAGACCACGACGCAGGTGGCCAAAGCCAGGAAACCCTGGATGTGTAAAAAACACCGGAATAAAATGTACAAGGACAagtataagaaaaagaaaaacgacCAGGCCATGTCATCGGGAAAACTAGAAGTAAGGACGTGCTTATTTGGGATAAATAACAGCTTCAGTTGATGTATTAACTTTAGCCTTTATCCCAACTTCATAGGCTTATTTCAAACTGTTTTCCTCTGTTCGTGATGTGAAGGAGGGTTCGGAGGAGAGGCCTGTATCTAGTGTTACTAAGCAACGGCTGGGTACCACGGGAGACAGAGCCCCACCAGACCGTCCCTCATTGAGCAGGTGCTGAACCAGTAAGAGACTGGTAAGAGCATTGAAACACTTGGTGTTTTGCAATAGAGTAGTTTTAGTCATTtagagcagtgttattttaatattatctatatactattatagtttttgttactattctaaattgtttttatctttatagttttagatttcattttttttagtaattttattatgtgcttttgttgttacttttgatgtattcttaatattatttcaaatattaattttttattttatgtttcggttttagtttttatttccacagtcaatatttattttttcaacttaAACTTGTTAGTTaccaatgcaacatttttaataattactaaCAAATTACTAAcataatttttcattgttttcatctaatatttgttaataatttatttcaattaacatttttatagtattatttttagttaaccataataactaaaccaataaataaataaaattaacaaatgaatcTAACATTTAATTAAGCTATTTTTTTGaaggttcattttcattttatatatatctcaaatctagttttattctctttttttttttaaatctctcctATGTATTATTTGTATGCCCCAAATACTCTTTGTTGCATTGGGTTAGtgaattttatatcattttaacctcatatgtatattttatatgtaatataaatcccattaatatttatattaaccaaatattattttttagcagAGTGACTTACCATTAGCTgatgttgtgttatttttgggTTTCAGTCTCTGCTGAGGAGTCCAGAAGTCATCATTTTTCCTTCAGCAGGCAGCAGCGTTTACTGCCCACACAGAATCGAGCTCAAGCACAGCACAACTACTGAAGACTGCAGAAGGTTTACCTCACCCTGTCAAGGTTTAATGAAGTCacattttcacagacatttttaaatgggcAGTATTCTATATTCATGTGGGGAACTGTGAGTAATAT includes the following:
- the LOC122144395 gene encoding regulatory factor X-associated protein-like; translation: MTAFILVGADTGKEGQTPAPADSSTTPSDQENFPYDTEDPGEESDVSEARDGAASPEELNDDDTSGESENVPKTCTYDGCTETTTQVAKARKPWMCKKHRNKMYKDKYKKKKNDQAMSSGKLEAYFKLFSSVRDVKEGSEERPVSSVTKQRLGTTGDRAPPDRPSLSRC